In Pseudomonadota bacterium, the sequence GGTAGATATTGGGAAAGCGGCTGCTGACAAACTCGGCGGGTCGATGGCTGATGTCGAGATAGACACAGTCGTCACCGCTCGTTTTCATCTCGGTGTCGATGGCCCGGGCCACCCTGTCTCTGGTGGCCAGATCCCCCTGGGGATCGTATTTGTCCATAAAGGCGCGCCCTTCTTTGTTGATCAGGCGCCCGCCTTCCCCACGCACCGCTTCGGAGATCAGGAAATTCTTGGTCAGGGGGTGGTAGAGGCAGGTGGGATGAAACTGGACGAATTCAAGGTTGGCCACCTGCGCTCCTGCCCGATACGCCATGGCGATCCCGTCACCGGTAGCGATATCGGGATTGGTGGTATACAGATAGGCCTTTCCCGCGCCGCCGGTACAGACCACCGTTACCTTGGCCCGCCAGGTGGTGATCGAGCCGTCCGGGGCGAGGACATAAGCGCCGAGGCAGGTGTCGCTGAAACCATCTTCCGTTGCAGGCAAACCTGCCTTTGAGCCCAGCAGCAGGTCGATGGCCAGGTGATTTTCCAGGATTTCGATGGCCTGAGTGCCGGTTGCCGCCTCCAGCAGGGCTCTTTCAATTTCGCGGCCGGACAGATCAAGGGAATGGGCGATGCGGCGTGCGGAATGCCCGCCTTCCCTTCCCAGGTCAAGCTGCTGCGGATTTTTTTTGTTCTTGTTGAAAGCGACCCCTATCTCAATCAGCTCTTTTATTCGTTCCGGGCCGCTTTCAACAACCATCTTTACGATTTCCTCATTACAGAGGCCGGCCCCGGATTTCAGGGTATCGGCAATGTGCAGCGCAAAGGAATCTTCTTCGGAAAGCACGGCGGCGATGCCGCCCTGGGCCAGATTGGTGGCGGTGTCGACCTTGGCCTTTTTGGTGATCAGGGTCACGGATCCGAGGCGGGAGGCCTTGAGGGCGAAGGAGAGTCCGGAAATGCCGCTGCCGATTACCAGGAAATCAGTTCTTTTCATAGGTCAAAATCTTTGCCGGAATTGGATGGGTGCCGGAATGCCTTGACAGTCCGGTCTGAAGTTCGCTATTGATTTATACTCTTTCGATTCCCTTATTTCATGGATAATCAGATTTTTTAAGCAAAGGTTTTAAGAATGTCCGAGATGAAACTGGTCATATTTGATTGTGATGGCGTGATGTTTGATTCGCTGGAGGCCAATCGCCACTTTTACAACCATATGCGGGAAAAATTCGGCCATCCGGTGATGGACGATTCCGAACTTGCCTACGTCCATATGCATCATGTGATGGATTCGGTGGCCCATATTTTCCGGCACTGGCCGGAGGAGCTTGAGATGGCCCACCAGTATCGACTGAGTGTCGACTACCGGGATTTTATCAGGCACATGACCATCGAACCCGATCTGGTTGAATTTCTTGAATACATCACCCCGTTCTGCAAAACCGCAATCAGCACCAACCGGACAACGACCATGGCCACCCTGCTCGATCTCTTTTCGCTCAGGAAATATTACGGTCTGGTGGTGACGGCCATGGATGTCAAAAACGCAAAGCCGCATCCCGAAGCCATTCACAAGATCCTTGACCATTTCAGGCTGAAGGTGGATGAAGGGATTTTTATCGGCGACTCTCCGGTAGATCTTGAACATGCCGCAAACGCAGGCATGAGGATGATCGCTTTTCGCAACAAGAATCTTGCGGCCGATTATCACGTGAACAGCTTTATGGAGATCACGGGTCTGCCGGTTTTTTCAAATTTTCAGGCCGGGCAGGGGTAAACTATGAATCTGGAAGCGACGCATACCCTGCTGGTCGGCGGGGAGAATCAGGGGGAATGCAAAAGCCGGGTCATTCATTTTTTTCAGAAAAATTTTCTGGTCAGATATGACCGGATCGTGATTGTTGAAGAAAAATCCTGTTCCGCTGAAAGGAGCGATTTCTGGGTTTTTGCGGAAGAAAAGATGGAAGCAAACCGACGCGCCGTTGCCGCACTGGTGAGCGAATTGCAGGAAAGCGGTTTTCAGAAAATATCGGATTTGAAGACCATGGGCCAGGGGTATGAAAGTAAAATACTGCACGTGGTCACCCATCTGCTCGACGGTTTTTTCGGCGCCGATACCGTATTCTACAATCTTGAGGAGGATTCCCACTGGCTCAGCGACAAACTGGTTCGGCGGATCAAAGAGCAGCCGGGAAAATTCTGGCTGCTGGAGGTCGCATGCTCATCCGCCGGCAGCTCGGATCGGCTGGACCAGATCAGACGGTTCGAGGTGAAACCGGGAGATTGATCGCCATGCAGCTCCGGATCAATGATGGTGATGATGGTGGTGGCTTTCAGCGGGGCCGCCGAGTTTTTCCAGAACACCCTGCAGTGAAGCGCCCGCTTTTTTCATGGCGTCAATGGCCTCTTCGATTCCTTCGGCAAGGTCTTTGCCGCAATCGGCAGCGACCTGCTTCCACTTTGTAAATTCGGCAATGTGGCTGTTGTTGTGCTCAATCCAGTGGGGTAAAAGAACCCGGAGCTTATCTGTTTCACTCATTTCACTCATTTGTTTGCCTCTTTCATTTTATTTCACTTTGCAGTTGGTCCCAGAAAGACCTTGCCGTTTAAAAAATCAATCCTGGTCACCCGGACCGCGGGGATTGTTTTCGGCGCTTCAAACAGGGTGGTGACCGTCACTCCGTCATCGGTTGCTTCAAGCCGGCTTGCATTCTCCATGATCAGTTCCGGGTCGCCGTTTTTTTCCAGCATAACACTCATCTGACACATAATTTCACCTGCGGGAATTATGGTTTGCGGGAATAGATTTTTATGCAAAGTCAGATGATAACCAGATACTATCAAAAAAACCACCAGCAAAGAGAGGGAGATATGGAAACCCTGGAAATAAGCCGGATCTTAAAAAGCTTTCGCCATATTGCGGTGGTCGGTCTTTCCCCTAAGGAGAACCGGCCCAGCAATCAGGTGGCCCGTTACCTGATCGAAGCGGGGTATCACGTCATTCCCGTCAACCCGGGCCAGGAGGAGATTCTCGGCCGCACCTGCTATCCTGATCTGGAGTCGATTCCGGGGGTGGTGGAGGTGGTCGATATTTTCCGGCGGGCCGAAGATGTTTTCCCCATCGTCCGGAGCGCGATCGCCATCGGCGCCCGGGTTGTCTGGATGCAGCTCGGGATTGTAAACGATGAGGCGGCTGCGGAAGCGAAAAAGGGTGGGCTTTCAGTGATCATGGATCGCTGTATAAAAGTTGACCATCAGAATCTGCTCTGATTTTTTACCGACTGCTCCGTTCTCTCCAGAGTCACCTTGACTTTTACCCCTTATTTAGCTACATTCACCCGTTTTCCCTTTTCGGGCTATTTAGCTGAAATTCCATATCAAGCCGGACCTCTCCATCGCTCCGGCCGCAAGGTGCAGACTTGAGTGTAAAGGCGTTAAAGGGTTTTAAGGATATTCTTCCTGAAGAAGCGGTGGTCTGGCAGAGGATCGAAAGTCTTGCCCGGACACTGTTTGCCCGCTACGGATTCTCTGAAATCCGGGTGCCGATTCTGGAAAAAACGGATCTTTTTGTTCGCTCCATCGGGGAGGCCACCGATATTGTCGAAAAAGAGATGTACACCTTTGTCGATCGCAACGGCAGTTCCATCACCATGCGACCGGAAGGAACCGCTCCGGTGCTGCGGGCTTTTGTTGAACACAGTCTGCATGTCCAGAAACCGGTGCAGCGTTTATATACCATGGGTCCGATGTTCCGGCATGAGCGGCCCCAGAAAGGAAGATTGCGGCAGTTTCATCAGATCAGTGTCGAGACCCTGGGCGCTGACCAGCCGATGGTCGATGCCGAGTTGATGTCAATGGCCTGGCAGTTGATGACCGGGCTCGGTCTTGAGGTGAGTCTGGAGATGAATTCGCTGGGTTGTCCGGAATGCCGACCAGCGTATAATACAGCCCTGCTGGACTTCCTTGAGACCCGGGCCGGAGCGTTATGTGAGGATTGTGAACGGAGAAGGAAAACCAATCCGCTGCGGGTCCTGGACTGCAAGAATGAGGCGTGCCGGGAGCAGTACCAAGGGGTGCCGGAACTGCCGGATCATCTCTGTACTGCCTGTGACAGCCATTTTGCCGCAGTGAAAAAATTACTGACCAGCCTTCAAATACCGTACAAGGTGAACGCGTTTATGGTCCGGGGGCTTGATTATTATACCCGGACCACCTTTGAACTGATCACCGGTGATCTCGGCGCCCAGAGTGCGGTCGGAGCCGGTGGTCGCTATGACAGCCTGATCGGCCAGCTGGGCGGGCCGAAAAACATGCCCGGCATCGGCTTTGCGGTCGGCATGGAGCGGCTGGTCCTACTCCTGCAGCAGAAGGGTCAGGAGCAGGAAGATCCCGGGCCCGACCTGTTTATCGTGGCTCTGGGGGAAAAGGCGGGCGATGAGGCGTTCAAGCTGATTCATGCCTGCCGATTGAC encodes:
- a CDS encoding HAD family hydrolase, which codes for MSEMKLVIFDCDGVMFDSLEANRHFYNHMREKFGHPVMDDSELAYVHMHHVMDSVAHIFRHWPEELEMAHQYRLSVDYRDFIRHMTIEPDLVEFLEYITPFCKTAISTNRTTTMATLLDLFSLRKYYGLVVTAMDVKNAKPHPEAIHKILDHFRLKVDEGIFIGDSPVDLEHAANAGMRMIAFRNKNLAADYHVNSFMEITGLPVFSNFQAGQG
- a CDS encoding CooT family nickel-binding protein, with translation MCQMSVMLEKNGDPELIMENASRLEATDDGVTVTTLFEAPKTIPAVRVTRIDFLNGKVFLGPTAK
- the nadB gene encoding L-aspartate oxidase, with amino-acid sequence MKRTDFLVIGSGISGLSFALKASRLGSVTLITKKAKVDTATNLAQGGIAAVLSEEDSFALHIADTLKSGAGLCNEEIVKMVVESGPERIKELIEIGVAFNKNKKNPQQLDLGREGGHSARRIAHSLDLSGREIERALLEAATGTQAIEILENHLAIDLLLGSKAGLPATEDGFSDTCLGAYVLAPDGSITTWRAKVTVVCTGGAGKAYLYTTNPDIATGDGIAMAYRAGAQVANLEFVQFHPTCLYHPLTKNFLISEAVRGEGGRLINKEGRAFMDKYDPQGDLATRDRVARAIDTEMKTSGDDCVYLDISHRPAEFVSSRFPNIYQTCLRHGIDITREPIPVVPAAHYMCGGVLTDKMGRTSIRNLYAFGESACTGLHGGNRLASNSLLEAVVFAHQAFLQCEVDWPELKNLTLPAVPEWDAGSAARIEECVLISHNWDQIRRLMWNYVGIVRSDKRLALVVERLAPILKEVNQHYHDYLLTPDLVELRNIALVAELIVRCATLRKESRGLHYNVDYPDIDDLNWRKDTVLSKQ
- a CDS encoding CoA-binding protein, which gives rise to METLEISRILKSFRHIAVVGLSPKENRPSNQVARYLIEAGYHVIPVNPGQEEILGRTCYPDLESIPGVVEVVDIFRRAEDVFPIVRSAIAIGARVVWMQLGIVNDEAAAEAKKGGLSVIMDRCIKVDHQNLL
- the hisS gene encoding histidine--tRNA ligase — its product is MSVKALKGFKDILPEEAVVWQRIESLARTLFARYGFSEIRVPILEKTDLFVRSIGEATDIVEKEMYTFVDRNGSSITMRPEGTAPVLRAFVEHSLHVQKPVQRLYTMGPMFRHERPQKGRLRQFHQISVETLGADQPMVDAELMSMAWQLMTGLGLEVSLEMNSLGCPECRPAYNTALLDFLETRAGALCEDCERRRKTNPLRVLDCKNEACREQYQGVPELPDHLCTACDSHFAAVKKLLTSLQIPYKVNAFMVRGLDYYTRTTFELITGDLGAQSAVGAGGRYDSLIGQLGGPKNMPGIGFAVGMERLVLLLQQKGQEQEDPGPDLFIVALGEKAGDEAFKLIHACRLTGLAAILDPAGRSLKNQMKQAGKSGARFTLILGEEELAKGIGVLRNMSAGEQQEIALGNKPKELAGTLAGMITAGRQDQ